The Candidatus Hydrogenedentota bacterium DNA window CACTCCATTAAAAACAGGCCCCCAGTTTCATGGCAACGACATGCGCCCGTTGACCGCCACCTGTGGACCGTCCCCGCGCCTTGCTGTGCTATCCTTTTTGCATGAGCGACCAGGAAACGGAAAACACCCCAGTCCCGGCGCTGGACGCGTCGGGCGCGCCCGCGCAACCCGGCTGTTACCTGATGAAGGACGCCGCCGGGAAAATCATCTATGTGGGGAAGGCGAAGAACCTGCGGGCGCGGATTCGGAGTTATTTCAACGAGACGGACGGGCGGCACAGCGTCAAGTTTCTGATGCGGCGGGTGGCGTCGGTGGAGTATCTGGTGGTGCGGACGGAGAAGGAGGCGCTGCTGCTGGAGAACAGCCTGATCAAGCAGCACAAGCCGCGCTACAACGTGCAGTTGAAGGACGACAAGACGCACATCAGCCTGCGGCTCGACCCGCGTGAAAAGTTCCCGCGCGTCACCGTGGTGCGCCGCCACAAACAGGACGGCGCGCGGTATTTCGGGCCGTACCATGACACCCAGGCGGCCCGGAAGACGGTGCGGCAGGTCCAGCGGCTCTTCCCGCTGCGCACCTGCTCGGACCATGTCCTGAACAACCGAACCCGGCCCTGCCTCTACCACCAGATGGGCCAGTGCCTCGCGCCGTGTGTGGGGCTGGTGACGCCGGAGGCCTACGCGGAGCTGACGGCGCAGGTGCTGCTGGTGCTGGAGGGGCGGAGCGCGGAGCTGGAGCGGACGCTGCTCGCGGAGATCAAGCGGCTCGCGGAGGCGCTGCGTTTCGAGGAGGCGGCGGCGCTGCGCGACCGGCTGCACGACCTGCGCAGCACGCTGGAGAAGCAGGGCGCCGTGGTGGGGGACGGCGTGGAGGACCGGGATGTTTTCGGGGTCCACACGGAGGGGCGCTTCACGGAGGCGCAGGCGCTGTTTTACCGGGGCGGGAAACTGCTGGGCGGGCGGGCGTGGTCCTTCGAGGCGCACGAGATGCCCCTGCCCGAGGTCCTCGGCTCCTTCCTGATGCAGTACTACGGGACGGCGCCGGTGATCCCCCGCGAGGTGCTGGTGCCCGCGCCGCTGGAGGACGCGGAGGCCCTGGCCGAGCTTCTTTCCGAGCGGCGGGGCGGCAAGGTGGACGTGCTGTTCCCGCAGCGCGGGGAGAAGACCCGGCTGGTGGAGCTGGCCTGCCGCAACGCAAAACGGAGTTTCGAGGAGAAGCGGCTGGCGGACAAGGCCGCGATGGACGCGCTTGAACTCACCAAAGAGGCGCTGCACCTGCCGCGCCTGCCGGCCCGCATCGAGTGCTTCGACATCTCGACGCTGCAGGGGAGCATGACCGTGGCCTCCATGGCGGTCTTCGAGAACGGGGTCCCGGCGAAGGACCGATACCGGCGCTTTTCGATCAAGACCCTGGCGGGGCAGGACGATTTCGGCGCGATGCGCGAGGTGCTCATGCGCCGGTACACCCGCGCCGTCGCCGAGGGCGACCTGCCGGACCTGGTGCTGATAGACGGGGGCCGGGGGCAGCTCGGCGTGGCCACGGCGGCGCTTCACGACCTGGGCCTGGACGACCTGCCGCACGCGGGGATCGCCAAGTCGCGCGCGGAGGACGGGGGGCGGTCGCCCGAGCGGTTCTTCCTGCCGAACCGGGTGAACCCGGTGGTGCCCCCGCAAAACGGCCCGGTGGTCCGCATGCTCGCGCGCCTGCGCGACGAGGCGCACCGCTTCGCCGTCACGTACCACCGGAAAAAGCGGGGGCGCGCCGCGCTGGACAGCGTGCTGCTGGGCATGCCGGGCGTGGGCCCGAAGCGGGCGAAGGCCCTGCTCGCCGCCCTGGGCTCCGCCGCCAAAGTCCGCGCCGCCACGGTGGAGGAACTGCGCGCGGTGCCGGGGTTCAGCGAAAAACTTGCGCGGGGGCTTTGGGAACGGCTACAACAGACGGAAACCGGCGGGACCGTGTCCGAACCCCCGGACGCGCCGCAGGCGGGAGAGACTCCATGATGCTCATGTCCATTTTCCTGTCCCTGCTGGGTGTGCTGCTGCTGCTGGCCCTCGCCGTGACGGCCTATTCGGCGGTCCTCGCCTCGCTCTACCCGGAAAACCTGCGCACCGGCGAGGTGACGCGGATCACCACGGCGGACCTCTGGAAGCTGCGCGTGTGCCGCTACCGGAAACCGGACTGCACGGGCGAGCCCATCCTGTTCGTCCACGGGCTGAACGCGAACCAGAACAACTTCACGAACCCGGCCGGGGGCTGCCTGGTGGACTTCTTCGCGGCGCGCGGCTACGACTGCTGGACCGTGGACCTGCGCGGGACGCGCTCGTCCCAGGCGCCCTTCGGGAAGACCACCCGCGACATCACCGTGGACGACTATGTCTACCACGACGTGCCCGCCGCGATAGAGCATGTCTGCCGCGAGACGGGCCGGGACTCGCTGCACTATGTGGGCCACTCGCTGGGCGGCTTTCTGCTTTATGCCTACAGCCTGACCTCGGGCGGGCGGCGCATCGCCTCGGGCACCACGCTGGGTTCGCCGGTGTCCTTCGAGAAGGCGCTGAAACTGGTGCCGCCGCCGCTCCGGTGGCTCGCGGTGAATCTGCCCTGGGTCGGCGGCGAGCTCATCCGCCTCGCCGTGCCCATCGCGCGGGCGATGGGGGCGTCCATAGACGTGTTCCCCATCAACCAGGCGAACCTGCCCTTCAACATGACCAACCAGGACCTGTACACCATGCTGGACGACCCGTCGTCGGGGGTCCACGAGCAGATTTTTGGCTGGGCCGAGCGGGGTGAAATCGCCTTCAAAAAAGGCGCGTTCAACTTCACGGAAAAGCTCCCGGAACTCGACGTGCCGGTGCTGGCCGTTTTCGGGAAATCCGACCCCTTCATAGACGCGGAGGAGGGCGCGGCGCTTTTTGATCAGTTGCAGTGCCCGGACAAGAAGCTGCTGGTGCTTTCCCGCGCGACGGGATGCGTCGAGGACTACAACCACTGCGACCTGGCCTTCTCCCGCGAGGCGGAGAAGGAGGTCTTCACGCCGATAGCCGAATGGATTGCCGCGCACCCCTGCGCCATGGCCCCCGCGGAGGCGGCCCCCGCGCCTGAGGAAACGCCCAAGCCCGCGCCGAAGAAGCGCGCCGCCGCGCCGCGCAAGGCCGCCGTCAAGACGGAAACCAAAACGGCCCCCGCCGCGTCCAAGAAGAGCGCCGCGGCAAAGAAGCCCGCCGCGCGCAAGGCCGCCGCGAAGAAGGCGGAGCCTGCGGTGGAGGAGGCCCCGGCGGCAAAGGCCCCGGCAAAACGCAAAGCGGCGCCCCGAAAGAAGGCCGCCGCCGCACCGACGGCGGAGGCGCCGTTCCCGGCGGAGGCGCCGGAAACTGAGACTGGAGAGAACGCATGAGCACTGGCATGAACCGGAGGGAATTCATCACCCGCACCCTGGCCGCCGCGCCCGTGGTGGCCGCCGTTGGCCGCATGGCCGCCGCGCAGCCCGCGGCGGCGGGGCCGCCCGTGGTGGTTTTCTCGAAATACCTGCAGTACATGGACTACAAGACCCTGGCCAAAACTTGCCGTGAGCTCGGCCTGGACGGCGTGGACCTGACAGTCCGTCCCGGCGGGCATGTGGAGCCGGACAAAGTGGACACGGACCTTCCCGCCGCCGTGGAGGCCATCCGCGCCGAGGGGCTCTCGGTGCCGATGATCACCACGCGCTACACCGACGTGGACGGGCCGAACGTCCGGGGCGTCTTCGCCCGCGCCGGGGCGCTCGGCATTCCGTTCGTGCGCGTGGGCAACCACACCTACGACGCAAACGGCCCCATCGGCCCGCAACTGGAGAAGGCCATCGGGGAGATTCGGGAACTGACCGCCGTCGCGGCTGAACACGGCCTGACCC harbors:
- a CDS encoding sugar phosphate isomerase/epimerase, giving the protein MSTGMNRREFITRTLAAAPVVAAVGRMAAAQPAAAGPPVVVFSKYLQYMDYKTLAKTCRELGLDGVDLTVRPGGHVEPDKVDTDLPAAVEAIRAEGLSVPMITTRYTDVDGPNVRGVFARAGALGIPFVRVGNHTYDANGPIGPQLEKAIGEIRELTAVAAEHGLTLGYHNHSGMNNLGGPLWDLHQAIMAVDSPHFGSNFDTGHAMVEGAFGAWQVNARLMAPVTKMAAVKDFVWKKDQPEWVRLGKGVCQTVKALRILRELGNFSGPISLHFEYNPGGGDQGMVEEIRATVPIMRGMLKEAGYTT
- the uvrC gene encoding excinuclease ABC subunit UvrC, encoding MSDQETENTPVPALDASGAPAQPGCYLMKDAAGKIIYVGKAKNLRARIRSYFNETDGRHSVKFLMRRVASVEYLVVRTEKEALLLENSLIKQHKPRYNVQLKDDKTHISLRLDPREKFPRVTVVRRHKQDGARYFGPYHDTQAARKTVRQVQRLFPLRTCSDHVLNNRTRPCLYHQMGQCLAPCVGLVTPEAYAELTAQVLLVLEGRSAELERTLLAEIKRLAEALRFEEAAALRDRLHDLRSTLEKQGAVVGDGVEDRDVFGVHTEGRFTEAQALFYRGGKLLGGRAWSFEAHEMPLPEVLGSFLMQYYGTAPVIPREVLVPAPLEDAEALAELLSERRGGKVDVLFPQRGEKTRLVELACRNAKRSFEEKRLADKAAMDALELTKEALHLPRLPARIECFDISTLQGSMTVASMAVFENGVPAKDRYRRFSIKTLAGQDDFGAMREVLMRRYTRAVAEGDLPDLVLIDGGRGQLGVATAALHDLGLDDLPHAGIAKSRAEDGGRSPERFFLPNRVNPVVPPQNGPVVRMLARLRDEAHRFAVTYHRKKRGRAALDSVLLGMPGVGPKRAKALLAALGSAAKVRAATVEELRAVPGFSEKLARGLWERLQQTETGGTVSEPPDAPQAGETP
- a CDS encoding alpha/beta fold hydrolase, which translates into the protein MMLMSIFLSLLGVLLLLALAVTAYSAVLASLYPENLRTGEVTRITTADLWKLRVCRYRKPDCTGEPILFVHGLNANQNNFTNPAGGCLVDFFAARGYDCWTVDLRGTRSSQAPFGKTTRDITVDDYVYHDVPAAIEHVCRETGRDSLHYVGHSLGGFLLYAYSLTSGGRRIASGTTLGSPVSFEKALKLVPPPLRWLAVNLPWVGGELIRLAVPIARAMGASIDVFPINQANLPFNMTNQDLYTMLDDPSSGVHEQIFGWAERGEIAFKKGAFNFTEKLPELDVPVLAVFGKSDPFIDAEEGAALFDQLQCPDKKLLVLSRATGCVEDYNHCDLAFSREAEKEVFTPIAEWIAAHPCAMAPAEAAPAPEETPKPAPKKRAAAPRKAAVKTETKTAPAASKKSAAAKKPAARKAAAKKAEPAVEEAPAAKAPAKRKAAPRKKAAAAPTAEAPFPAEAPETETGENA